In Eriocheir sinensis breed Jianghai 21 chromosome 3, ASM2467909v1, whole genome shotgun sequence, a genomic segment contains:
- the LOC127006059 gene encoding histone H1-delta-like, producing MADAAPAAPAKKATKAKAPAAKPTHPSYAVMIADAIKALKERTGSSRQAILKYIVANNKVGDEKRAGVRLKLALKKQVQAGALKQVKGAGASGSFKLAKDEVKPAAKKPAAKKAAVKKPAAKKAVKKPAAKKAVKKPAAKKAVKKPAAKKAVKKPAPKKAAKKPAAKKPAPKKAAKKPAPKK from the coding sequence ATGGCTGACGCTGCCCCTGCTGCACCCGCCAAGAAGGCCACCAAGGCGAAGGCCCCCGCCGCCAAACCCACCCACCCTTCCTACGCTGTGATGATCGCCGATGCCATCAAGGCCCTGAAGGAGCGCACTGGGTCATCCCGCCAGGCCATCCTCAAGTACATCGTCGCCAACAACAAGGTCGGTGACGAGAAGAGGGCTGGTGTCCGCCTCAAGCTGGCCCTCAAGAAGCAGGTCCAGGCTGGCGCCCTTAAGCAGGTCAAGGGAGCCGGAGCATCTGGTTCATTCAAGCTCGCCAAGGACGAGGTCAAGCCCGCAGCCAAGAAGCCCGCCGCTAAGAAGGCTGCCGTGAAGAAGCCCGCTGCCAAGAAGGCCGTGAAGAAGCCCGCTGCCAAGAAGGCCGTGAAGAAGCCCGCTGCCAAGAAAGCCGTTAAGAAGCCCGCCGCGAAGAAGGCCGTGAAGAAGCCCGCGCCGAAGAAGGCCGCCAAGAAGCCCGCTGCCAAGAAGCCCGCGCCGAAGAAGGCGGCGAAGAAACCTGCACCCAAGAAGTAA